A part of Ziziphus jujuba cultivar Dongzao chromosome 8, ASM3175591v1 genomic DNA contains:
- the LOC107414544 gene encoding ABC transporter C family member 10, giving the protein MEELWTVFCTESDCSDSTGSNPCSSKLGFLGHPSSCINHALIICFDALLLVMLIFTMIQKSWSRNVHIPPRFQGFSVLQIVSAIFNSCVGLVYLFFGIWILEEQLRETQTALPLSLWLSTIFQGITWLSVGLTVSIRVKHLPKSPVRLLSILAFLFSGFVCVLSLFAAILSQKVSAKIALDVLSFPGAILLMLCAYRGYRNEESDESGIQNGLYAPLNSETNAISKSDPVTSFDKAGTLSRFSFWWLNPLMKRGREKTLEDEDIPKLSEADRAESCYLLFLDKLDKQKRTHPSSQPSILKIIILCHLKEILVSGFFALLKIITVSAGPLLLNAFILVAEGNESFKYEGYVLAITLFLTKFIESLSQRQWYFRTRLIGMKVRSLLTAAIYKKQLRLSNAARLTHSNGEIMNYVTVDAYRIGEFPFWFHQTWTTSLQLCISLVILYRAVGLATIAALVVIILTVICNAPLAKLQHKFQTKLMVAQDDRLKTSSEALVNMKVLKLYAWETHFKNAIEKLRNVEYKWLSSVQLRKAYNTFLFWTSPILVSAATFGACYFLKVPLHANNVFTFVATLRLVQDPIRSIPDVIGVIIQAKVSFARIVKFLDAPELQTSRLRKKFNSEIVNHTVTIKSAAFSWEENLAKPTLRNINLQVGRGEKVAVCGEVGSGKSTLLAAILGEVPNVKGNIQVYGKIAYVSQTAWIQTGTIQDNILFGSAMDSQRYHETLERCSLVKDLHLLPYGDLTEIGERGVNLSGGQKQRIQLARALYQNADIYLLDDPFSAVDAHTATSLFNEYVMEALLGKTVLLVTHQVDFLPAFDSVLLMSDGEILRAAPYHQLLSLSPEFQDLVNAHKETAGSERLEDINPARNHETSSAKEIRKSYVENLLKPSKGDQLIKQEEREEGDMGLKPYIQYLSQNKGFLYFSIAMLSHLTFVIGQIAQNSWMAANVDNPHVSSSQLIMVYLVIGVFSTIFLLIRSLCVVVLGVQSSKSLFSQLLNSLFRAPMSFYDSTPLGRILSRVSSDLSIVDIDIPFSLIFAVGASVNALSNLGVLAVITWQVLFVSIPTIYLALRLQRYYFSTAKELMRINGTTKSLVANHLAESVAGVVTIRAFEVEERFFTKNLELIDVNASPFFHSFAANEWLIQRLETLSATVLASAALCMVLLPPDTFSSGFIGMALSYGLSLNMSLVFSIQNQCTLANYIISVERLNQYMYIPSEAPEVIEENRPPPNWPAVGKVEIQHLQIRYRPNTPLVLRGISCTIVGGHKIGIVGRTGSGKTTLIGALFRLVEPAGGKIVVDGIDISTIGLHDLRSRFAIIPQDPTLFNGTVRYNLDPLSQHSDREIWEVLGKCQLREAVQEKENGLDSLVVDDGSNWSMGQRQLFCLGRALLRRSRILVLDEATASIDNATDMILQKTIRTEFADCTVITVAHRIPTVMDCTMVLAISDGQLVEYDEPTKLMKTEGSLFGKLVKEYWSHFQSAESH; this is encoded by the exons ATGGAGGAACTATGGACTGTGTTTTGTACGGAATCTGATTGTTCAGACTCTACAGGAAGTAATCCATGCAGTTCTAAACTTGGGTTTTTGGGTCATCCTTCATCTTGCATCAACCACGCATTGATCATTTGCTTTGATGCTCTGCTTTTGGTCATGCTCATCTTCACGATGATTCAGAAGTCCTGGTCCAGAAATGTTCATATTCCACCCCGGTTTCAAGGTTTTTCCGTTTTGCAGATTGTCTCTGCCATTTTCAACAGCTGTGTTGGATTGGTGTACTTGTTCTTCGGCATCTGGATTTTAGAAGAGCAGTTGAGGGAAACCCAGACTGCTTTGCCTTTGAGCTTGTGGTTGTCAACTATATTTCAAGGGATAACATGGTTGTCTGTTGGTTTAACAGTGAGTATCCGGGTCAAACACCTCCCAAAGTCACCAGTACGGCTCTTGTCTATTCTTGCCTTCTTGTTTTCTGGATTTGTCTGTGTTCTATCTCTGTTTGCCGCCATTTTAAGCCAAAAGGTATCAGCAAAGATAGCTTTAGATGTCTTGTCTTTTCCAGGAGCAATATTGCTGATGCTATGTGCTTATAGAGGTTACAGAAATGAAGAGAGTGATGAAAGTGGCATTCAGAATGGTCTTTATGCACCTTTGAATAGCGAGACTAATGCCATCAGTAAAAGTGATCCAGTTACTTCCTTTGACAAAGCTGGAACTCTCAGTAGATTTTCATTCTGGTGGTTGAATCCATTGATGAAAAGGGGAAGGGAGAAAACTCTCGAGGATGAAGATATACCCAAGTTGAGTGAAGCAGATAGAGCTGAAAGTTGTTATTTGTTGTTCTTGGACAAACTGGACAAACAAAAACGGACTCATCCTTCTTCTCAGCCATCGATTTTGAAGATTATAATTTTGTGCCACTTGAAAGAGATTTTGGTGTCTGGATTCTTTGCCTTGCTAAAGATAATCACTGTCTCGGCTGGTCCTCTGCTACTCAATGCCTTCATTTTGGTTGCTGAGGGAAACGAGAGTTTCAAGTATGAAGGTTATGTATTGGCCATAACACTTTTCCTTACTAAATTCATTGAATCTTTATCACAAAGGCAGTGGTACTTCAGAACCAGATTGATTGGCATGAAAGTGAGGTCTTTGCTCACAGCAGCCATATATAAGAAGCAACTGCGATTATCTAATGCTGCTAGGTTGACGCACTCCAATGGTGAGATTATGAATTATGTGACTGTGGATGCCTATAGGATTGGAGAATTCCCATTCTGGTTCCATCAAACTTGGACGACTAGTCTTCAGCTCTGTATCTCATTGGTAATTCTTTATCGAGCAGTTGGGCTAGCTACAATTGCAGCCCTGGTGGTGATAATTCTCACTGTGATTTGCAATGCACCTCTCGCCAAGCTGCAACATAAGTTTCAGACTAAGCTTATGGTGGCGCAGGATGATAGACTGAAGACTAGTTCTGAGGCTCTAGTGAACATGAAGGTTTTGAAATTATATGCTTGGGAAACCCATTTCAAGAATGCGATAGAAAAATTAAGGAATGTGGAGTATAAATGGTTATCTTCCGTTCAGTTAAGAAAAGCTTATAATACGTTTCTCTTTTGGACATCCCCTATTTTGGTCTCTGCTGCAACTTTCGGAGCATGTTATTTCCTAAAAGTTCCCCTGCATGCGAATAATGTTTTCACTTTTGTGGCAACTTTGCGCCTTGTTCAGGACCCAATTAGATCTATCCCTGATGTTATAGGGGTGATTATTCAAGCAAAGGTTTCATTTGCACGTATTGTAAAATTCCTTGATGCACCAGAGCTACAAACTTCGAGACTCCGGAAGAAGTTCAATTCCGAGATTGTGAATCACACTGTTACTATCAAGTCAGCAGCTTTTTCATGGGAAGAGAATTTAGCAAAGCCCACACTCAGAAACATTAATTTGCAGGTCGGACGTGGCGAAAAGGTGGCTGTATGTGGGGAAGTTGGCTCAGGAAAATCAACCCTTCTAGCAGCAATTCTTGGAGAAGTTCCAAATGTTAAGGGAAAT ATTCAAGTTTATGGGAAGATTGCCTATGTTTCTCAGACAGCATGGATCCAGACGGGAACAATACAGGACAACATTTTATTTGGCTCTGCCATGGATAGTCAAAGATACCATGAAACACTTGAGAGATGTTCACTTGTAAAGGACCTTCACTTGCTTCCTTATGGCGATCTAACTGAAATAGGGGAGAGAGGAGTAAATTTGAGTGGTGGTCAGAAGCAGCGAATCCAACTAGCACGTGCACTTTATCAGAATGCTGATATATATCTCTTGGATGATCCATTCAGTGCTGTTGATGCACATACTGCTACAAGCTTATTTAAT GAATATGTAATGGAAGCACTCCTGGGGAAGACAGTCCTACTTGTGACCCATCAAGTTGATTTCCTTCCTGCATTTGATTCTGTTTTG TTGATGTCTGATGGGGAAATCCTAAGAGCAGCTCCTTACCATCAGCTGTTGTCCTTGAGCCCAGAATTTCAAGACCTTGTCAATGCACACAAAGAGACTGCTGGTTCTGAAAGGCTTGAAGACATCAATCCTGCCCGAAATCATGAGACATCTTCGGCTAAGGAGATCCGAAAGAGTTACGTAGAGAATCTATTAAAACCATCAAAAGGTGATCAATTGATAAAGCaggaagaaagagaagaaggagACATGGGATTAAAGCCTTACATACAATATCTAAGTCAGAACAAAGGGTTCTTGTACTTTTCCATTGCCATGCTTAGTCACCTTACATTTGTGATTGGTCAGATAGCACAGAACTCTTGGATGGCTGCTAATGTTGATAATCCTCATGTTAGCTCATCACAGCTGATCATGGTTTATTTGGTGATAGGAGTTTTCTCAACAATTTTTTTGCTTATTAGATCTCTTTGTGTGGTTGTTTTGGGTGTTCAATCATCCAAGTCTTTATTTTCACAACTTCTAAACTCCCTTTTCCGTGCACCTATGTCCTTTTATGACTCCACGCCGTTGGGGAGGATACTTAGTCGG GTTTCATCTGATCTGAGTATTGTTGATATTGATATCCCATTTAGCTTAATCTTTGCTGTTGGAGCCTCTGTGAATGCTCTTTCCAATCTCGGAGTGCTGGCTGTTATCACCTGGCAAGTGTTGTTTGTCTCGATACCAACAATTTATTTGGCTTTGCGATTACAG AGATATTATTTTTCCACTGCAAAAGAGTTGATGCGGATCAATGGCACAACCAAGTCCTTGGTAGCAAACCATCTTGCTGAGTCTGTAGCAGGAGTTGTAACAATTAGAGCATTTGAGGTGGAAGAACGGTTCTTCACAAAGAACCTAGAGCTCATTGACGTAAATGCCAGCCCATTTTTTCACAGTTTTGCAGCAAATGAGTGGTTGATTCAGAGGCTGGAAACGCTCAGTGCAACAGTTCTGGCATCTGCAGCACTCTGCATGGTCCTGCTTCCTCCTGATACTTTCAGCTCCG GATTCATCGGAATGGCACTTTCTTATGGTCTTTCGTTGAACATGTCGCTTGTCTTTTCAATTCAGAACCAGTGCACTCTTGCAAATTACATAATTTCAGTAGAAAGGTTGAATCAATACATGTACATACCTAGTGAAGCCCCTGAAGTCATTGAAGAAAATCGTCCCCCACCAAATTGGCCTGCTGTGGGCAAAGTAGAGATACAACATTTGCAG ATAAGGTATAGACCAAATACGCCACTTGTTCTTCGCGGGATCAGTTGCACAATTGTTGGAGGGCACAAGATTGGTATAGTTGGTCGAACAGGCAGTGGGAAGACAACTCTAATAGGTGCTCTGTTCCGTCTGGTGGAGCCTGCTGGAGGGAAGATTGTAGTAGATGGGATTGACATCTCTACAATTGGACTTCATGATCTGAGGTCGCGTTTTGCAATTATACCTCAAGATCCTACTCTTTTCAATGGGACCGTGAGATACAATTTGGATCCCTTATCTCAACATTCTGACCGGGAAATATGGGAG GTGCTTGGAAAGTGTCAGCTTCGGGAGGCTGTTCAGGAGAAAGAAAATGGGCTAGATTCCTTAG TTGTGGATGATGGATCAAATTGGAGCATGGGACAAAGGCAATTGTTCTGTTTGGGGCGTGCCCTTCTGAGGAGAAGTCGGATACTGGTCCTTGATGAGGCAACTGCATCGATCGATAACGCAACCGATATGATTCTGCAGAAAACCATCCGAACTGAATTTGCAGATTGTACTGTAATCACAGTAGCTCACCGAATACCAACTGTGATGGATTGCACTATGGTTCTTGCCATTAGTGATG GGCAACTTGTGGAGTATGATGAGCCAACGAAGTTAATGAAGACTGAAGGCTCGCTCTTTGGAAAGCTGGTGAAGGAATACTGGTCTCATTTCCAGTCTGCTGAGTCACATTGA